One region of Alosa alosa isolate M-15738 ecotype Scorff River chromosome 1, AALO_Geno_1.1, whole genome shotgun sequence genomic DNA includes:
- the ckba gene encoding creatine kinase, brain a isoform X2 has product MPFSSTHNAMKMKYPSAAEFPDLSKHNNHMAKILTPAIYERLRGKQTPSGFTLDDVIQTGVDNPGHPFIMTVGCVAGDEETYEVFKELLDPVIEDRHGGYKPTDKHKTDLNPANLKVAHTHTRTHRHKTDLNPANLKGGDDLDPNYVLSSRVRTGRSIRGFCLPPHCSRGERRAVETLSVEALAALEGDLKGKYYALKNMTDAEQQQLIDDHFLFDKPVSPLLLAAGMARDWPDGRGIWHNDNKTFLVWVNEEDHLRVISMQKGGNMKEVFNRFCTGLTKIESLFKNKNHPFMWNEHLGYVLTCPSNLGTGLRAGVHVKLPHLSKNAKFEDILKKLRLQKRGTGGVDTAAVGGTFDISNADRLGFSEVELVQMVVDGVKLLVDMEKRLEKGGSIDDLMPAQK; this is encoded by the exons ATGCCTTTCTCCAGCACCCACAACGCCATGAAGATGAAATACCCGTCGGCCGCCGAGTTCCCAGACCTCAGCAAGCACAACAATCATATGGCCAAAATACTCACGCCTGCCATATATGAGCGCCTGCGCGGCAAGCAGACCCCGAGCGGCTTCACATTGGACGACGTCATCCAGACCGGGGTGGATAACCCAG GTCACCCGTTCATCATGACGGTGGGCTGTGTGGCGGGAGACGAGGAGACCTACGAGGTGTTCAAGGAGCTGCTGGATCCGGTCATCGAGGACCGCCACGGCGGCTACAAGCCCACCGACAAACACAAGACCGACCTCAACCCAGCCAACCTCAAGgtagcgcacacgcacacgcgcacacacagacacaagaccGACCTCAACCCAGCTAACCTCAAG GGAGGGGATGATTTGGACCCAAACTACGTGCTGAGCTCTCGCGTCAGGACTGGCCGCAGCATCCGAGGATTCTGCCTCCCTCCTCACTGCAGCCGCGGGGAACGCAGGGCCGTCGAGACGCTCTCTGtcgagg CTCTGGCTGCCCTTGAGGGCGATCTGAAGGGCAAGTACTACGCTCTGAAGAACATGACTGacgcagagcagcagcagctcatcgatgaccacttcctgtttgacaaGCCCGTGTCCCCACTGCTCCTGGCCGCAGGAATGGCCCGCGACTGGCCCGACGGCAGGGGCATCTG gcaCAATGACAACAAGACCTTCCTGGTGTGGGTGAATGAGGAGGACCACCTGCGCGTCATCTCCATGCAGAAGGGAGGAAACATGAAGGAAGTATTCAACCGCTTCTGCACCGGCCTcaccaag ATCGAGTCTCTGTTCAAGAACAAGAACCACCCGTTCATGTGGAACGAGCACCTGGGCTACGTGCTGACCTGCCCGTCCAACCTGGGCACTGGCTTGCGCGCCGGTGTCCACGTCAAGCTGCCACACCTCAGCAAGAACGCCAAATTTGAGGACATCCTCAAGAAGCTGCGGCTGCAGAAGCGCggaacag gtggcgTGGACACGGCGGCAGTGGGCGGCACTTTTGACATCTCCAACGCGGACCGGCTGGGCTTCTCTGAGGTGGAGCTGGTGCAGATGGTGGTGGATGGGGTCAAGCTGCTGGTGGACATGGAGAAGAGGCTGGAGAAGGGAGGCTCCATCGACGACCTCATGCCCGCgcagaagtga
- the ckba gene encoding creatine kinase, brain a isoform X1, translated as MDNLSVKMATLTVKQLPAKDEYPDLSQHHNHMAKVLTPEMYKALRERSTPNGVTIDQVIQTGVDNPGHPFIMTVGCVAGDEETYEVFKELLDPVIEDRHGGYKPTDKHKTDLNPANLKVAHTHTRTHRHKTDLNPANLKGGDDLDPNYVLSSRVRTGRSIRGFCLPPHCSRGERRAVETLSVEALAALEGDLKGKYYALKNMTDAEQQQLIDDHFLFDKPVSPLLLAAGMARDWPDGRGIWHNDNKTFLVWVNEEDHLRVISMQKGGNMKEVFNRFCTGLTKIESLFKNKNHPFMWNEHLGYVLTCPSNLGTGLRAGVHVKLPHLSKNAKFEDILKKLRLQKRGTGGVDTAAVGGTFDISNADRLGFSEVELVQMVVDGVKLLVDMEKRLEKGGSIDDLMPAQK; from the exons ATGGATAACCT caGTGTGAAAATGGCCACCCTGACAGTGAAGCAGCTTCCGGCTAAGGATGAGTATCCCGACCTCAGCCAGCACCACAACCACATGGCGAAGGTGCTGACGCCGGAGATGTACAAAGCTCTACGCGAGCGCTCCACGCCCAACGGCGTCACCATAGATCAGGTCATCCAGACTGGCGTGGACAACCCTG GTCACCCGTTCATCATGACGGTGGGCTGTGTGGCGGGAGACGAGGAGACCTACGAGGTGTTCAAGGAGCTGCTGGATCCGGTCATCGAGGACCGCCACGGCGGCTACAAGCCCACCGACAAACACAAGACCGACCTCAACCCAGCCAACCTCAAGgtagcgcacacgcacacgcgcacacacagacacaagaccGACCTCAACCCAGCTAACCTCAAG GGAGGGGATGATTTGGACCCAAACTACGTGCTGAGCTCTCGCGTCAGGACTGGCCGCAGCATCCGAGGATTCTGCCTCCCTCCTCACTGCAGCCGCGGGGAACGCAGGGCCGTCGAGACGCTCTCTGtcgagg CTCTGGCTGCCCTTGAGGGCGATCTGAAGGGCAAGTACTACGCTCTGAAGAACATGACTGacgcagagcagcagcagctcatcgatgaccacttcctgtttgacaaGCCCGTGTCCCCACTGCTCCTGGCCGCAGGAATGGCCCGCGACTGGCCCGACGGCAGGGGCATCTG gcaCAATGACAACAAGACCTTCCTGGTGTGGGTGAATGAGGAGGACCACCTGCGCGTCATCTCCATGCAGAAGGGAGGAAACATGAAGGAAGTATTCAACCGCTTCTGCACCGGCCTcaccaag ATCGAGTCTCTGTTCAAGAACAAGAACCACCCGTTCATGTGGAACGAGCACCTGGGCTACGTGCTGACCTGCCCGTCCAACCTGGGCACTGGCTTGCGCGCCGGTGTCCACGTCAAGCTGCCACACCTCAGCAAGAACGCCAAATTTGAGGACATCCTCAAGAAGCTGCGGCTGCAGAAGCGCggaacag gtggcgTGGACACGGCGGCAGTGGGCGGCACTTTTGACATCTCCAACGCGGACCGGCTGGGCTTCTCTGAGGTGGAGCTGGTGCAGATGGTGGTGGATGGGGTCAAGCTGCTGGTGGACATGGAGAAGAGGCTGGAGAAGGGAGGCTCCATCGACGACCTCATGCCCGCgcagaagtga
- the ckba gene encoding creatine kinase, brain a isoform X3, translating to MDNLSVKMATLTVKQLPAKDEYPDLSQHHNHMAKVLTPEMYKALRERSTPNGVTIDQVIQTGVDNPGHPFIMTVGCVAGDEETYEVFKELLDPVIEDRHGGYKPTDKHKTDLNPANLKGGDDLDPNYVLSSRVRTGRSIRGFCLPPHCSRGERRAVETLSVEALAALEGDLKGKYYALKNMTDAEQQQLIDDHFLFDKPVSPLLLAAGMARDWPDGRGIWHNDNKTFLVWVNEEDHLRVISMQKGGNMKEVFNRFCTGLTKIESLFKNKNHPFMWNEHLGYVLTCPSNLGTGLRAGVHVKLPHLSKNAKFEDILKKLRLQKRGTGGVDTAAVGGTFDISNADRLGFSEVELVQMVVDGVKLLVDMEKRLEKGGSIDDLMPAQK from the exons ATGGATAACCT caGTGTGAAAATGGCCACCCTGACAGTGAAGCAGCTTCCGGCTAAGGATGAGTATCCCGACCTCAGCCAGCACCACAACCACATGGCGAAGGTGCTGACGCCGGAGATGTACAAAGCTCTACGCGAGCGCTCCACGCCCAACGGCGTCACCATAGATCAGGTCATCCAGACTGGCGTGGACAACCCTG GTCACCCGTTCATCATGACGGTGGGCTGTGTGGCGGGAGACGAGGAGACCTACGAGGTGTTCAAGGAGCTGCTGGATCCGGTCATCGAGGACCGCCACGGCGGCTACAAGCCCACCGACAAACACAAGACCGACCTCAACCCAGCCAACCTCAAG GGAGGGGATGATTTGGACCCAAACTACGTGCTGAGCTCTCGCGTCAGGACTGGCCGCAGCATCCGAGGATTCTGCCTCCCTCCTCACTGCAGCCGCGGGGAACGCAGGGCCGTCGAGACGCTCTCTGtcgagg CTCTGGCTGCCCTTGAGGGCGATCTGAAGGGCAAGTACTACGCTCTGAAGAACATGACTGacgcagagcagcagcagctcatcgatgaccacttcctgtttgacaaGCCCGTGTCCCCACTGCTCCTGGCCGCAGGAATGGCCCGCGACTGGCCCGACGGCAGGGGCATCTG gcaCAATGACAACAAGACCTTCCTGGTGTGGGTGAATGAGGAGGACCACCTGCGCGTCATCTCCATGCAGAAGGGAGGAAACATGAAGGAAGTATTCAACCGCTTCTGCACCGGCCTcaccaag ATCGAGTCTCTGTTCAAGAACAAGAACCACCCGTTCATGTGGAACGAGCACCTGGGCTACGTGCTGACCTGCCCGTCCAACCTGGGCACTGGCTTGCGCGCCGGTGTCCACGTCAAGCTGCCACACCTCAGCAAGAACGCCAAATTTGAGGACATCCTCAAGAAGCTGCGGCTGCAGAAGCGCggaacag gtggcgTGGACACGGCGGCAGTGGGCGGCACTTTTGACATCTCCAACGCGGACCGGCTGGGCTTCTCTGAGGTGGAGCTGGTGCAGATGGTGGTGGATGGGGTCAAGCTGCTGGTGGACATGGAGAAGAGGCTGGAGAAGGGAGGCTCCATCGACGACCTCATGCCCGCgcagaagtga
- the ckba gene encoding creatine kinase, brain a isoform X4, producing the protein MPFSSTHNAMKMKYPSAAEFPDLSKHNNHMAKILTPAIYERLRGKQTPSGFTLDDVIQTGVDNPGHPFIMTVGCVAGDEETYEVFKELLDPVIEDRHGGYKPTDKHKTDLNPANLKGGDDLDPNYVLSSRVRTGRSIRGFCLPPHCSRGERRAVETLSVEALAALEGDLKGKYYALKNMTDAEQQQLIDDHFLFDKPVSPLLLAAGMARDWPDGRGIWHNDNKTFLVWVNEEDHLRVISMQKGGNMKEVFNRFCTGLTKIESLFKNKNHPFMWNEHLGYVLTCPSNLGTGLRAGVHVKLPHLSKNAKFEDILKKLRLQKRGTGGVDTAAVGGTFDISNADRLGFSEVELVQMVVDGVKLLVDMEKRLEKGGSIDDLMPAQK; encoded by the exons ATGCCTTTCTCCAGCACCCACAACGCCATGAAGATGAAATACCCGTCGGCCGCCGAGTTCCCAGACCTCAGCAAGCACAACAATCATATGGCCAAAATACTCACGCCTGCCATATATGAGCGCCTGCGCGGCAAGCAGACCCCGAGCGGCTTCACATTGGACGACGTCATCCAGACCGGGGTGGATAACCCAG GTCACCCGTTCATCATGACGGTGGGCTGTGTGGCGGGAGACGAGGAGACCTACGAGGTGTTCAAGGAGCTGCTGGATCCGGTCATCGAGGACCGCCACGGCGGCTACAAGCCCACCGACAAACACAAGACCGACCTCAACCCAGCCAACCTCAAG GGAGGGGATGATTTGGACCCAAACTACGTGCTGAGCTCTCGCGTCAGGACTGGCCGCAGCATCCGAGGATTCTGCCTCCCTCCTCACTGCAGCCGCGGGGAACGCAGGGCCGTCGAGACGCTCTCTGtcgagg CTCTGGCTGCCCTTGAGGGCGATCTGAAGGGCAAGTACTACGCTCTGAAGAACATGACTGacgcagagcagcagcagctcatcgatgaccacttcctgtttgacaaGCCCGTGTCCCCACTGCTCCTGGCCGCAGGAATGGCCCGCGACTGGCCCGACGGCAGGGGCATCTG gcaCAATGACAACAAGACCTTCCTGGTGTGGGTGAATGAGGAGGACCACCTGCGCGTCATCTCCATGCAGAAGGGAGGAAACATGAAGGAAGTATTCAACCGCTTCTGCACCGGCCTcaccaag ATCGAGTCTCTGTTCAAGAACAAGAACCACCCGTTCATGTGGAACGAGCACCTGGGCTACGTGCTGACCTGCCCGTCCAACCTGGGCACTGGCTTGCGCGCCGGTGTCCACGTCAAGCTGCCACACCTCAGCAAGAACGCCAAATTTGAGGACATCCTCAAGAAGCTGCGGCTGCAGAAGCGCggaacag gtggcgTGGACACGGCGGCAGTGGGCGGCACTTTTGACATCTCCAACGCGGACCGGCTGGGCTTCTCTGAGGTGGAGCTGGTGCAGATGGTGGTGGATGGGGTCAAGCTGCTGGTGGACATGGAGAAGAGGCTGGAGAAGGGAGGCTCCATCGACGACCTCATGCCCGCgcagaagtga